One Fuerstiella marisgermanici DNA window includes the following coding sequences:
- a CDS encoding SpoVG family protein encodes MEVTEVRIKLMGNEDDRLQAFCSITFDGEFVVRDLKIIDGQRGPFIAMPSRKLTTKCVGCTAKNEVRARFCNGCGRRLPEDRSNSDGRSRLFADIAHPINGACRQKIETAVLKALAEERIRASQPDYVCTYDDFDEVCTNRSG; translated from the coding sequence GTGGAAGTCACTGAAGTAAGAATCAAACTGATGGGCAATGAAGACGATCGTCTTCAAGCATTTTGCTCAATCACTTTTGACGGCGAGTTTGTTGTCCGCGACCTGAAGATCATCGATGGTCAGCGCGGGCCGTTTATTGCAATGCCCAGCCGAAAGCTCACCACAAAGTGTGTGGGATGCACCGCCAAAAACGAAGTTCGAGCTCGTTTTTGCAACGGATGCGGTCGGCGGCTTCCTGAAGATCGGTCGAACTCAGACGGTCGCTCGCGGCTGTTTGCCGACATTGCTCACCCAATCAACGGGGCCTGTCGGCAAAAGATCGAGACGGCTGTCCTGAAGGCTCTTGCAGAAGAGCGTATTCGAGCCAGCCAGCCGGACTACGTTTGCACCTATGATGATTTCGACGAAGTCTGCACCAACCGCTCCGGCTGA
- a CDS encoding molybdenum cofactor biosynthesis protein MoaE: MIELTTQPIDFTLVTDSVRTHVAGAVVLFMGTVREFTGDAQTSSLEYEAYPSMALQAMQQLETEACEKWPLHKVSMVHRTGHLDLGEIAVAVAVSAGHRKEAFEAGQWLIDALKERVPIWKKERYANGSTEWVHPDETNAGKRVGTPQGGAS, translated from the coding sequence ATGATCGAACTCACGACACAGCCTATCGACTTCACGCTTGTCACAGATTCCGTTCGCACGCACGTGGCCGGAGCGGTCGTGCTGTTCATGGGGACCGTGCGAGAATTCACAGGCGACGCTCAGACCTCTTCGCTGGAATACGAAGCCTATCCCAGCATGGCCCTGCAGGCGATGCAGCAGTTGGAAACTGAGGCATGCGAAAAATGGCCTCTGCACAAAGTCAGCATGGTCCACCGCACGGGACATCTCGACCTGGGCGAAATTGCCGTGGCCGTGGCCGTAAGTGCCGGGCATCGCAAAGAAGCGTTTGAAGCCGGGCAGTGGCTCATCGACGCTTTAAAAGAACGAGTTCCGATCTGGAAGAAAGAACGATACGCCAACGGATCGACCGAATGGGTCCACCCGGACGAAACCAACGCCGGCAAACGCGTTGGCACGCCTCAGGGAGGTGCCTCGTGA
- the moaA gene encoding GTP 3',8-cyclase MoaA — protein MSSDHNHDGGGSPLQLLDSFGRVHNNLRISVTDRCNIRCFYCMPADNVEFMPKEELLSFEEIERVVRIGTTLGIDRVRLTGGEPLVRRDLPKLVEKLSAVPGIVDIGITTNGVLLSEQASALRDAGLQRLNISLDALDPEVFKKVTRRDSYDKVIEGIAAARAAGFSPIKLNAVSVKGMTEDQIIPFAELARETDTEVRFIEFMPLDADSQWQRDKVLFAADIVAILENRFGPLTPVPARNPNAPANDFQFADGRGRIGLIASVSQPFCSSCNRFRLTAEGKLRNCLFSHEETDVRGFLRGEGTDEQIAEAMLSCIASKREGHEINTARFIQPDRPMYSIGG, from the coding sequence ATCTCTTCTGACCACAATCACGACGGTGGCGGCTCACCACTTCAACTGCTGGATTCGTTTGGTCGAGTTCACAACAATCTGCGGATTAGCGTCACCGACCGCTGCAACATTCGCTGTTTCTATTGCATGCCGGCGGACAACGTCGAATTCATGCCGAAGGAAGAACTGCTTTCGTTTGAGGAAATCGAACGAGTCGTTCGCATTGGGACGACTCTGGGCATCGATCGAGTTCGCCTGACCGGCGGGGAACCACTTGTCCGCCGCGATTTGCCGAAGCTTGTTGAAAAGCTGAGTGCCGTCCCCGGGATCGTTGACATCGGCATCACCACCAACGGTGTGCTGCTGAGTGAACAAGCGTCAGCTTTGCGCGACGCCGGGTTGCAGCGTTTGAATATCAGCCTGGACGCACTCGATCCGGAAGTATTCAAAAAGGTGACTCGGCGAGACAGCTATGACAAGGTGATCGAAGGCATCGCAGCCGCGCGAGCTGCCGGGTTTAGCCCGATCAAATTAAATGCAGTGTCGGTGAAAGGCATGACGGAAGATCAGATCATTCCGTTTGCTGAGTTGGCTCGCGAAACCGACACAGAAGTTCGTTTTATCGAATTCATGCCGCTGGACGCAGACAGCCAATGGCAACGCGACAAAGTGCTGTTTGCCGCCGACATTGTAGCGATCCTCGAAAACCGCTTTGGACCGCTCACACCCGTCCCGGCGAGGAACCCAAACGCTCCGGCGAACGATTTCCAGTTCGCGGACGGTCGCGGGCGCATCGGACTGATCGCGTCTGTCAGCCAGCCATTCTGCAGCAGTTGCAACCGTTTTCGATTGACGGCCGAAGGCAAGCTGCGAAATTGTCTGTTCAGCCATGAAGAAACCGACGTTCGAGGTTTCTTACGAGGCGAAGGCACGGACGAACAAATTGCCGAAGCCATGCTAAGTTGCATCGCGTCAAAGCGGGAGGGCCACGAAATCAACACGGCACGCTTTATCCAACCGGACCGCCCGATGTATTCCATCGGCGGCTGA
- a CDS encoding Gfo/Idh/MocA family protein: METTNGSLNRKLRMALVGGGQGSFIGRVHATAAVLDNRAALVAGALSSNPERAKASAPAYDIAESRAYTSYQEMIDKEKSLPVDQRIDFVSVATPNHTHFEIAKAAADAGFNVICDKPMTFDFAQAEELVKSVEKSGVVFAVSHNYTGNPLVRQAREMIQGGELGEIQAIRANYIQGWLRTAIEAEDQKQAAWRTDPSKSGAAGAFGDIGTHAYNLGRYITGLIPEEISCNLKTFVEGRKLDDYGHAVIRYSNGALGTVTASQISHGRENDAFIEVDGTEGSLQWRQEEPNVMIVRKNGSPHQMYTRDPNAPFMNEMGAAACRLPAGHPEGFFEAFANVYRFAYDAMVARAAGESFETKDTIYPNVYDGAEGMYFIQQCVASSADNGAWLPMKYENARS; this comes from the coding sequence ATGGAAACCACAAACGGATCGCTTAATCGTAAACTTCGTATGGCACTGGTCGGTGGCGGACAGGGCTCGTTTATCGGTCGCGTGCATGCCACGGCCGCTGTGCTGGACAATCGAGCGGCCTTAGTCGCCGGAGCACTGTCTTCCAATCCTGAACGAGCCAAAGCGTCTGCTCCTGCGTACGACATTGCAGAATCGCGGGCGTACACGTCGTATCAGGAAATGATCGACAAAGAAAAATCGCTGCCGGTAGATCAGCGGATCGACTTCGTTAGCGTCGCCACCCCGAATCACACTCATTTCGAAATCGCCAAAGCGGCTGCCGACGCCGGTTTCAACGTCATCTGCGACAAGCCAATGACGTTCGACTTCGCTCAAGCCGAAGAACTGGTCAAGTCCGTAGAAAAGAGCGGCGTGGTGTTCGCCGTGAGCCACAACTACACCGGCAATCCGCTGGTTCGCCAAGCGCGAGAAATGATTCAGGGCGGCGAACTCGGTGAGATCCAGGCGATTCGTGCAAACTACATTCAGGGCTGGCTGCGGACGGCCATTGAAGCCGAAGACCAAAAGCAGGCAGCGTGGCGCACCGATCCGTCCAAGTCCGGGGCCGCTGGTGCTTTCGGCGATATCGGAACGCACGCCTACAACCTCGGACGCTATATCACCGGGTTGATTCCGGAAGAAATCAGTTGCAACTTGAAGACGTTTGTCGAAGGCCGCAAGCTGGACGATTACGGACACGCCGTTATTCGATACAGCAACGGAGCTCTCGGCACGGTGACTGCGAGTCAGATTTCACACGGTCGTGAGAACGATGCGTTTATTGAAGTGGACGGTACCGAAGGTTCTCTGCAATGGCGGCAGGAAGAACCGAACGTCATGATCGTCCGCAAAAATGGTTCGCCCCATCAGATGTACACGCGAGACCCGAATGCTCCGTTCATGAATGAAATGGGCGCGGCTGCCTGTCGTCTGCCGGCAGGTCACCCGGAAGGTTTCTTTGAAGCATTTGCCAACGTGTACCGCTTCGCCTATGACGCCATGGTGGCTCGAGCAGCAGGCGAATCGTTCGAAACCAAAGACACGATCTACCCCAACGTCTACGACGGCGCGGAAGGCATGTACTTCATCCAGCAATGCGTCGCCAGCAGCGCCGATAACGGAGCGTGGCTGCCAATGAAGTACGAAAACGCTCGGTCGTAG
- a CDS encoding D-alanine--D-alanine ligase family protein, translated as MTELDSNAMKILVLAGGTSAEREVSLDSGACVTAALQQRGHNVEQLDPRDVDIADLSGDWDIVFPLVHGTGGEDGVLQNDLNKSGLPYIGSSPEASALTFDKIRTNELLRQHGLAVPESVVVRSDQSLDEIRELIRPLGEHFVTKPPRQGSSVGITIADSIEQLQTALSLAFQYDSECLVERFIPGREVTVALVDGQPLPAIRIVPAVAWYDYESKYADDRTQYLFEDEATSHSLGELAKQACALCGVTGIARIDLRVDENESPWLLEVNTIPGMTSHSLVPKAAAKAGLSLGELCEAVIRAKTGSA; from the coding sequence GTGACAGAGCTGGACTCGAACGCCATGAAGATCCTCGTGCTGGCCGGCGGAACGTCCGCCGAACGCGAAGTCAGCCTGGACAGCGGCGCATGCGTCACGGCAGCGTTGCAGCAACGCGGCCACAACGTCGAACAGCTCGATCCGCGAGACGTGGACATAGCAGATCTGAGCGGCGATTGGGATATCGTCTTCCCGCTGGTTCACGGCACCGGCGGCGAAGACGGAGTGTTGCAAAACGACCTGAACAAGTCTGGTTTGCCCTACATCGGGAGTTCGCCGGAAGCCTCCGCACTGACCTTCGACAAAATTCGCACCAACGAACTGCTCAGGCAGCATGGGCTGGCGGTGCCGGAAAGCGTCGTCGTTCGAAGTGATCAGTCACTCGACGAAATCCGCGAGCTGATCCGCCCCTTGGGTGAGCACTTCGTCACGAAGCCGCCACGGCAGGGCTCCAGCGTGGGCATTACGATTGCGGATTCGATCGAGCAACTGCAGACAGCACTCAGCTTGGCATTTCAGTACGACAGCGAATGCCTTGTTGAACGTTTCATACCCGGTCGGGAAGTCACAGTGGCGCTAGTTGATGGCCAACCGCTGCCAGCCATCCGGATTGTGCCCGCCGTTGCGTGGTACGACTACGAATCGAAGTATGCGGACGATAGAACTCAGTACCTTTTCGAAGACGAAGCCACATCACATTCACTTGGTGAACTCGCGAAACAGGCGTGTGCGTTGTGCGGCGTCACCGGCATTGCACGAATCGACCTGCGAGTCGATGAGAACGAATCGCCGTGGCTGCTGGAAGTCAACACAATCCCCGGCATGACGTCCCACAGCCTTGTCCCCAAGGCCGCTGCGAAGGCCGGTTTGTCACTGGGCGAACTCTGTGAAGCCGTGATTCGTGCGAAGACCGGGTCGGCCTAA
- a CDS encoding DUF1559 domain-containing protein: protein MRRRRSPKQGRRHCRNIENRYSRDNIRLTVFCQTRGRSSGRITVGSFRPTAHLEFRQRAEQAAESLRDFRYKQAARSGFTIIELLVVLAVIGILIALLLPAVQMARETARRAQCQNNLRQLGVAVHNFEATHRYYPSNGWGYLWMADPDRGTGPKQPGGWIYQLLPFVEGQTLQQIGAGLPDNQKRAALNKLSHTPMPLFTCPTRPAQITTALNTSLVFKNADVTGPVATTHYAINEGDYITDTPGGPETLVEGDDRAYDWTDVSKATGVSYLRSTVRPRDVTDGTSNTYLIGEKNVSSESYIDGSDDGFDQPMYSGVDLDIARWTTAPPLPDGLSPQYRRFGSAHPAGALFVFCDGSVRMVSFLIDVKVHQYTGSRSDGKTLK, encoded by the coding sequence ATGAGACGTAGACGTAGCCCGAAACAAGGCCGTCGCCATTGCCGGAACATCGAAAACCGCTATTCGCGTGATAACATCAGGTTGACGGTATTTTGCCAAACACGAGGCCGAAGTTCCGGCAGAATCACAGTTGGCTCGTTCCGGCCTACGGCCCACCTCGAATTTCGGCAGCGCGCAGAACAAGCGGCCGAAAGTCTACGCGACTTTCGCTACAAACAGGCTGCCAGATCCGGGTTCACCATTATCGAATTGCTGGTGGTGCTGGCGGTTATCGGAATCCTGATCGCTCTACTGCTGCCCGCCGTTCAGATGGCCCGCGAAACCGCGCGCCGCGCCCAATGTCAAAATAACCTCAGGCAACTGGGCGTCGCGGTTCACAATTTCGAAGCGACTCATCGTTATTATCCGTCCAATGGCTGGGGCTATCTGTGGATGGCGGACCCCGATCGCGGCACTGGCCCCAAACAACCGGGCGGCTGGATCTATCAGTTGCTACCTTTCGTCGAAGGTCAGACGCTTCAGCAAATCGGGGCCGGATTACCGGACAATCAAAAGCGAGCGGCTCTCAACAAACTCAGCCACACACCGATGCCGTTGTTCACGTGCCCCACTCGGCCAGCTCAGATCACCACGGCTCTGAATACGTCGCTGGTGTTCAAGAACGCGGACGTGACTGGTCCGGTTGCGACAACTCACTACGCGATCAACGAAGGCGACTACATCACAGACACACCTGGTGGCCCGGAAACACTGGTCGAAGGCGATGATCGAGCGTACGACTGGACCGATGTTTCCAAAGCCACCGGCGTTTCCTATCTGCGGAGTACCGTCCGCCCTCGTGATGTGACCGACGGCACATCCAACACGTATCTGATCGGAGAAAAGAACGTTTCCTCTGAATCCTACATCGACGGATCTGACGACGGCTTCGACCAGCCGATGTACAGCGGCGTGGATCTGGACATCGCTCGCTGGACCACGGCTCCGCCCTTACCGGACGGCCTGTCGCCTCAGTACCGCCGCTTCGGGAGTGCTCACCCAGCCGGTGCTCTGTTCGTTTTCTGCGACGGCTCGGTGCGAATGGTGTCATTTCTGATTGACGTGAAGGTGCATCAGTACACTGGCAGTCGCAGTGACGGTAAGACTTTGAAGTAG
- a CDS encoding ArnT family glycosyltransferase, producing MRRPVVVTVCLLTIHVALLAWSGYRHSPTIDEPAHLAAGISHWQFGRMDLYSVNPPLVRMVAALPVMPAKPETRWGEFRPARQRRAEFNVGEAFADANGPRIFWLVTLARWACIPFTLLGGWMCFQWTRELFGNGSGLVALTLWCFSPTILGNGALITADVPAAALCVTTLYFFWHWLRVPSWSSAFLMAVSLGLGLLTKSSLILLCGLLPVLWLVVRAVERWQPRKRSQEISARQPSETIVTNPTASEGHCTEPHPASMWQQAAHLALTVCVAVLILNLGYGFEGTGKPIGEFAFRSKTLGGHPTEGRSFTPGNRFENSWLAACPVPFPENYVIGIDRQKLDFETGLRSYLFGTIKKGGDGWWWFYLYAAAVKVPLGTWLLALLAIPVALRSRDRVSQLVVLTPLVCFVVLVSSQMGLNFFRYLLPAFPFAFIWVSQVFSTDVLKRSPNMLMAGGLALTWSVVASLFYFPHSLAYFNELVGGPKTAYRIMADANLDWGQDLIYLHEWIEDHPSAAGLELRYYGPVTPALAGLDVVAPSSRNHLQTAGDEQPATPKRKPEWMAISVTKLAHQVALQRRSGNDRTSQMEYLYNREPDARVGFTIQLYRIGGQTPSD from the coding sequence ATGCGTCGTCCTGTTGTTGTCACTGTGTGTCTGCTGACCATTCACGTCGCTCTCTTGGCGTGGAGCGGCTACCGGCACAGCCCGACGATCGACGAACCAGCTCACCTGGCCGCCGGAATCAGTCACTGGCAATTTGGCCGCATGGATTTGTACAGCGTGAATCCGCCACTGGTCCGCATGGTGGCCGCTCTGCCAGTGATGCCGGCGAAGCCGGAAACACGCTGGGGCGAGTTCCGTCCGGCGCGGCAAAGACGCGCCGAATTCAACGTGGGCGAAGCGTTCGCAGACGCCAACGGACCTCGCATTTTCTGGCTGGTGACTCTGGCACGCTGGGCCTGCATTCCGTTCACTCTGCTGGGCGGTTGGATGTGTTTCCAATGGACACGAGAACTGTTTGGCAACGGCAGCGGATTGGTGGCACTCACACTGTGGTGCTTTTCGCCAACCATCCTTGGCAACGGTGCTTTGATTACCGCCGACGTACCTGCCGCTGCGTTGTGTGTGACGACCCTGTATTTTTTTTGGCACTGGTTGCGGGTGCCATCGTGGTCGTCGGCGTTTTTGATGGCGGTGAGTCTGGGGTTGGGGCTGCTGACAAAGTCGTCGCTGATTCTGCTGTGTGGCCTGCTGCCCGTTCTGTGGCTGGTGGTGCGCGCGGTCGAAAGATGGCAGCCTAGGAAACGTTCTCAGGAGATTTCTGCTCGACAGCCTTCCGAGACCATCGTGACAAACCCGACGGCCTCGGAGGGCCACTGTACGGAACCACACCCGGCGTCGATGTGGCAACAGGCCGCTCACCTTGCGTTGACGGTTTGTGTGGCGGTTCTGATTCTGAATCTGGGGTACGGGTTCGAAGGCACGGGCAAGCCAATCGGAGAATTTGCGTTTCGCAGCAAGACATTGGGCGGTCACCCAACCGAAGGACGAAGCTTCACGCCAGGGAACCGTTTTGAAAATTCGTGGCTGGCTGCCTGCCCGGTTCCGTTTCCCGAAAACTACGTGATTGGCATCGACCGTCAAAAGCTGGACTTCGAAACCGGACTGCGCAGCTATCTGTTCGGAACGATCAAAAAGGGGGGCGATGGCTGGTGGTGGTTCTATTTGTATGCGGCCGCCGTGAAGGTTCCGCTGGGAACATGGCTGCTGGCATTGCTGGCAATCCCTGTTGCGCTGCGGTCGCGGGACCGAGTTTCGCAACTGGTTGTGCTGACTCCGTTGGTGTGCTTTGTAGTGCTGGTTAGCAGCCAGATGGGACTGAATTTCTTTCGCTATCTGCTGCCCGCATTTCCGTTCGCTTTCATCTGGGTCAGCCAGGTTTTTTCCACCGACGTGCTGAAGCGATCCCCGAACATGCTGATGGCGGGTGGCCTCGCGTTGACGTGGAGTGTCGTCGCCAGCCTGTTTTACTTTCCTCATTCGCTGGCCTATTTCAACGAACTTGTGGGCGGGCCGAAGACGGCATATCGGATCATGGCGGACGCCAATCTGGATTGGGGACAGGATTTGATTTACCTGCACGAATGGATTGAGGACCATCCGTCGGCGGCGGGTTTGGAATTGCGTTACTACGGTCCGGTGACGCCGGCTTTGGCGGGACTTGATGTGGTTGCCCCGTCGTCACGAAACCACCTTCAAACAGCGGGCGACGAACAACCCGCAACGCCGAAACGAAAGCCCGAATGGATGGCGATCAGTGTTACCAAACTGGCACATCAGGTGGCTCTGCAACGGCGTTCGGGAAACGATCGCACAAGCCAAATGGAATACCTGTACAACCGCGAGCCGGATGCGAGGGTGGGGTTCACGATTCAGCTGTATCGAATCGGTGGCCAGACGCCATCTGACTGA
- a CDS encoding macro domain-containing protein: MQVDISGCRLQLLQGDITEQNVDVIVNAANSQLAGGGGVDRAIHDAGGPSIMEETDVLYPDGCPTGSAVASGAGLLSAKHVFHAVGPVWRGGKQGEPVALQSAYRKCLQLAQQHDCNSIAFPALSAGAFGYPLDLAANVALKTCTDFQKWHKAPAEVRFVLFSEGVYGAFAKSLETLIELK; encoded by the coding sequence ATGCAGGTGGATATTTCTGGTTGCCGACTGCAGTTGCTGCAGGGAGACATAACCGAACAAAACGTTGACGTGATCGTCAACGCAGCGAACTCTCAGCTGGCCGGTGGCGGCGGTGTGGATCGAGCGATTCACGACGCAGGTGGACCGTCCATTATGGAAGAAACCGACGTCCTCTACCCCGACGGCTGCCCCACGGGCAGCGCGGTAGCTTCCGGTGCCGGACTGCTATCGGCGAAGCACGTGTTTCATGCCGTTGGCCCCGTCTGGCGTGGCGGTAAACAGGGCGAACCTGTCGCGTTACAGTCGGCGTATCGAAAATGTCTTCAACTGGCTCAGCAACATGATTGCAATAGCATCGCATTTCCAGCTCTTAGCGCAGGAGCGTTCGGGTACCCGCTGGACCTGGCGGCAAACGTGGCTCTAAAAACGTGTACCGATTTTCAGAAATGGCACAAGGCACCGGCGGAAGTGCGGTTTGTGTTGTTCAGTGAAGGCGTCTACGGGGCATTTGCCAAGTCGTTGGAAACGCTGATCGAACTGAAGTGA
- a CDS encoding SLC13 family permease — MEWFPIALTLGVILAAIVGIMYYRLPADTCLLAGLTILLVVGAFDPPTDENDIQHGLTVPLGLSGFANPGVLTVAVLFVVADGLHRTGAFAWLGMRLLGTPGGTTSAQLRTMIPAALLSAFLNNTPVVALMMPIINDWSRKHQISVSHLFMPLSFAAILGGMCTLIGTSTTIVINSMLDDSLTMFELAWVGIPVVVLGVTFITLSTRRLLPERQPAFTANDDPREYTVEMQVEARSPLVGKTIEDAGLRHLPGMYLMEINRDGHVLPAVSSQTLLQARDHLVFVGVVESVVDVQKIPGLKPATDQLFKLDGPRSQRCLVEAVVSSSYPFLRQSIRESKFRSHYNAAIIAVNRDGVRLQCRIGDIRLQPGDTLLLEASSSFIDQQRNSRHFFLVSEVQDSTPVRHEQAWLARLVMAAFIVAASYFGAKGIKDAALLAALPAAMLMIFFRCTRPSDARRSIDWNVILVMAAGLGIGEAMKVSGAATFVTDGLTDFISWSGGGDTMMLSIIFLVSVVLTNLITAKAAAVLVLPIALAAAESAGISAKPLIIAVIMGAAGSFATPFGYQTNMMVYGPGGYRSSDYLRLGVPLSLIVGLVTILIAPYVWPFELPQS, encoded by the coding sequence ATGGAGTGGTTTCCAATCGCTCTGACACTGGGCGTGATTCTGGCGGCCATCGTCGGCATTATGTACTACCGCTTGCCAGCTGACACGTGTTTGCTGGCCGGGCTGACGATACTGCTGGTGGTTGGTGCCTTTGATCCACCGACAGACGAAAATGATATTCAACACGGTTTGACCGTGCCGCTGGGGCTATCCGGATTCGCAAATCCCGGTGTGCTGACTGTCGCCGTTTTGTTCGTTGTTGCCGACGGCCTGCACCGCACCGGCGCGTTTGCATGGCTGGGTATGAGATTACTCGGCACGCCTGGCGGGACCACGTCGGCTCAGCTGCGGACGATGATCCCTGCTGCATTGCTGAGTGCATTCTTAAACAACACGCCTGTTGTGGCGTTGATGATGCCCATCATCAACGACTGGTCGCGGAAGCACCAAATTTCCGTCAGCCACCTGTTTATGCCGCTAAGCTTTGCCGCAATTCTGGGCGGCATGTGCACGCTGATTGGCACCAGCACAACAATCGTAATTAACAGCATGTTGGACGACAGCCTCACGATGTTTGAACTGGCGTGGGTCGGGATTCCGGTCGTCGTGTTGGGAGTCACTTTCATAACGCTTAGCACGCGCCGTCTGCTGCCTGAACGTCAACCGGCCTTCACCGCCAATGACGACCCGCGTGAGTACACGGTTGAGATGCAGGTCGAAGCTCGCAGCCCCCTGGTTGGCAAAACGATTGAAGACGCTGGACTGCGGCATCTGCCGGGCATGTATCTGATGGAGATTAACCGCGATGGTCACGTGCTGCCCGCCGTTAGTTCGCAAACATTGCTGCAGGCGCGTGACCACCTTGTGTTCGTTGGCGTAGTCGAATCGGTTGTTGATGTGCAGAAGATTCCCGGATTGAAACCCGCGACGGATCAATTGTTCAAACTGGACGGGCCACGTTCGCAACGGTGCCTTGTCGAAGCCGTCGTATCCAGCAGCTATCCGTTTCTGCGGCAATCGATTCGCGAATCGAAATTCCGCAGCCACTATAATGCAGCGATCATTGCGGTGAATCGCGATGGCGTGCGGTTGCAGTGCAGGATCGGTGATATTCGACTGCAACCCGGCGACACATTACTGCTGGAAGCCAGTTCCAGCTTCATTGATCAGCAGCGGAATTCCAGACACTTCTTCCTGGTCAGCGAAGTGCAGGATTCAACACCTGTGCGACATGAACAGGCCTGGCTGGCTCGCCTGGTGATGGCCGCATTCATCGTCGCGGCATCTTACTTTGGTGCGAAGGGGATCAAAGACGCGGCGCTGCTTGCGGCACTACCTGCTGCGATGCTGATGATCTTCTTCCGCTGCACGCGGCCGTCTGACGCTCGAAGATCGATCGACTGGAACGTCATTCTGGTGATGGCGGCCGGCCTGGGGATCGGCGAAGCGATGAAAGTCAGCGGCGCAGCGACCTTTGTGACGGATGGTCTGACGGATTTCATCTCGTGGTCAGGTGGCGGCGACACGATGATGCTGTCCATCATCTTTCTGGTGTCGGTCGTGTTAACGAACCTCATCACCGCCAAGGCAGCGGCGGTACTGGTACTGCCCATTGCTTTGGCGGCTGCAGAATCCGCTGGCATCAGCGCTAAACCGCTAATCATCGCGGTCATCATGGGAGCGGCCGGAAGTTTTGCCACGCCGTTTGGCTACCAAACCAACATGATGGTCTACGGTCCGGGCGGTTACCGGTCGTCGGATTACTTGCGGCTGGGCGTGCCATTAAGCCTTATCGTCGGCTTGGTGACCATTCTGATCGCGCCGTATGTCTGGCCGTTTGAACTGCCGCAATCATAG
- a CDS encoding 3'(2'),5'-bisphosphate nucleotidase — MSSFQSELNTGLDAVRQAAAVCRSVQASISADSLEKKDKSPVTVADFASQALICRTLQQTFPDDPVIGEEGAEELRADSGATFLDRIVQECGAVGVASNGSEVCDWIDRGGLQEYRPRFWTLDPIDGTKGFLRKDQYAISLALIVDGQIQVGILGCPNMPVDESNPDGQRGLLAWAVKGQGSFLQALDAPDSEPKKIQVTETADSADARFCESVESGHSSHDWSGQIAAKLGITREPFRIDSQCKYLAVAKGDADIYLRLPTRKGYQEKIWDHAGGILVVEEAGGTVTDIHGKPPEFSHGPTLAKNEGMVVTNGRFHDAVTSAVAVSAPVR; from the coding sequence ATGTCCTCGTTTCAATCTGAACTGAACACTGGCCTGGATGCGGTCCGCCAGGCCGCTGCGGTTTGTCGGTCTGTTCAGGCTTCGATTTCTGCCGATTCACTGGAAAAAAAAGACAAAAGCCCCGTCACGGTGGCGGACTTCGCCAGCCAGGCGTTGATCTGCCGCACACTGCAGCAAACCTTTCCCGACGATCCGGTCATCGGTGAAGAAGGCGCGGAAGAACTTCGAGCAGACTCCGGCGCTACTTTTCTGGATCGCATCGTTCAGGAATGCGGTGCTGTTGGAGTCGCGTCAAATGGCTCTGAAGTGTGCGACTGGATCGACCGTGGCGGACTTCAGGAATATCGACCTCGCTTCTGGACACTCGACCCCATCGACGGCACGAAGGGCTTTCTGCGAAAAGATCAGTACGCGATTTCGCTGGCGCTAATTGTTGACGGGCAAATCCAGGTGGGCATTCTGGGCTGCCCTAACATGCCCGTCGATGAGTCAAACCCGGACGGCCAACGCGGTCTGCTGGCATGGGCCGTGAAGGGGCAAGGCAGTTTTCTTCAGGCTTTGGACGCACCTGATTCCGAACCTAAAAAGATTCAGGTAACAGAAACGGCTGACAGTGCGGATGCACGATTCTGTGAGTCTGTCGAATCCGGACACAGTTCACACGATTGGTCAGGGCAGATTGCAGCGAAGCTGGGAATCACTCGCGAACCGTTTCGCATCGATAGTCAGTGTAAGTATCTCGCCGTCGCAAAGGGTGACGCCGACATCTATCTGCGGCTGCCAACGCGGAAAGGCTATCAGGAAAAGATCTGGGATCACGCCGGCGGGATTCTGGTGGTTGAAGAAGCAGGAGGCACGGTCACCGACATTCATGGGAAGCCCCCTGAATTTTCTCATGGACCAACGTTAGCGAAAAACGAAGGTATGGTCGTGACCAATGGGCGATTCCATGATGCCGTGACGTCGGCCGTCGCAGTAAGTGCTCCGGTTCGGTAA
- a CDS encoding zinc ribbon domain-containing protein encodes MPFHDRDSQTFHCPHCDAVVKVGARVCRSCGATDDCGWNSDGGWNDDADFDTDADDDFDYDDFVAREFPEHADPAALKNANRPWLPIVVLALIVTLLFSMFVF; translated from the coding sequence ATGCCCTTTCACGACAGAGACAGCCAGACTTTTCATTGTCCGCATTGCGACGCCGTCGTTAAGGTGGGCGCTCGCGTGTGCCGATCCTGTGGGGCAACCGACGACTGCGGCTGGAATAGTGACGGCGGCTGGAACGACGATGCCGACTTCGACACGGATGCGGACGACGATTTCGACTACGACGACTTCGTTGCGCGGGAGTTTCCGGAGCACGCTGACCCAGCCGCGTTAAAGAACGCGAACCGGCCATGGTTGCCGATTGTCGTTCTAGCGCTGATTGTCACTTTGTTGTTCAGCATGTTTGTCTTCTAA